The DNA window TGATCTTTATTTCAACTGGAAATTTGTCTGGACAAAAGCAGGGCAGGCCAGTCTTACTACAAATGCAATGAATTATGGTGCTAAACCTGCCTATCGCATAAATTTGCTGGCATTTGGCAGTAAAACAGCCGATTTCTTTTTTAAGATGAGAGATACACTTACCTGCATTATAGGTGATCAATTACAACCTTATTATTTTCGTAAAGGAGCTGAAGAGGGAGGAAAGTATACGGTTGATGAAGTTCACTTCTCTTATCGGAATGGAGTTTGTTCTGCAAAGCAGAAACGGATAAAGAACTTTGGCACTCCTAAAATAACATCTGCGGAAGATAGCCGATGCATGTATGATATGCTGAGTATTTTGGCTCAGGCGAGATCATTTGATCCTACAGACTATAAAGTAGGGCAACATATAAAATTTCAGATGGCTACAGGTACAAAGATTGAAGAGCAGACACTTATATACAGAGGCAAGAAAATAACGGAGGTTCAGGATGGTGCAAAATATCGTACTTTGGTATTTTCTTTGGTTGAATATAAAAAGAAGAAAGAAAAAGAAGTGATTACTTTTTATGTAACAGATGATGCTAATCACCTCCCTGTGCGTTTGGATTTATTTCTGAATTTTGGATCAGCTAAGGCTTTTCTTAAGAGTGTAAGAAACTATAAGCATCCATTAACCTCAATTGTTACAAATTAAAAGGTAACTTGTTGTCTTTGCGGTACATTGTGGCTTCAAAATCGGCAATTAGTTCTCCATTTTGATTTGTAACATCTACATGGTAATGTCCGGTTCGCTTATGGATAAATCTTTCAGTAGCTTCAGCGTATAATGTATCTCCAGGGCCGCTTGTACGGAAAAAATTTATGGACGAGGTTAATGATAATGCCAGGTTGCCATGTGAGTTTGCCGCTGCTGCCAATGCTAAATCTGCCAAAGTAAAGATTGCCCCGCCTTGTGTAGTATTACCGGCATTCAAATGCTGTTCAGTAACAACCATCATAACCTTTCCGTATCCTGGTCTTATTTCCAGAAGTGTAATTCCGGCTTGAGCAGCAAACCTATCATCTTTAAAGAAATCTTTTGCAGTCATGTTATTTTAGATAAAAAAAGAGTGAAAAGTGCATTCGCCTTTCCACTCTTTGATGTTTTCTATATCTTATTTATTGAGTTTCCACTCAAAACCATCTTTTGTATCTTTGATTTCAAATCCTAAAGCGGTGAGCTCATTCCGAATCTTGTCGGCTGTAGCCCAATCTTTATTTGCTTTAGCCTGAATGCGCAATTCAAGAAGCATATCTACTACCTTGTTGTATGTTTCGGTATTGCTTTGAGCTGCACTAGCTTCTTCTTTAAGTCCAAGAATATCAAACATGAAGAGGTGGAATACATCACACAGTTCTTTCAAATCTTCCGCAGAAATAGTATTGTTTCCAGCAAGAATATTATTAACCATCTTAGTTGCGTCAAACAAATGAGAAATGACAATCGGTGAATTCATGTCATCATTCATTGCTTCATAACATTTAGCCCGAAGTGATTTAACATCTACTGTAGATGTAGCAGCCGGAGTTATTTTCTTTAGATTGGTTACTGCTTCCATCAATCGCTGCAAGCCTTTCTCTGATGCCTGAAGAGCTTCATTGCTGAAGTCAACAGTACTTCTATAGTGAGCCTGAAGAATAAAAAAGCGAATGGTCATAGCACTGTATGCTTGTGTAAGTGTTTGGTGAGATCCGTTGAAGAACTCATCCAAAGTAATGAAATTACCCAAAGACTTACCCATTTTAGTGCCATTGATAGTAATCATATTGTTGTGCATCCAGTAATGAACAGTCTCTTTTCCCAGAGCAGCAACCGACTGAGCAATTTCGCATTCGTGATGAGGGAACAGTAAATCCATACCGCCACCGTGAATATCAAATTCTTCGCCCAGATATTTAGTACCCATAGCCGAACATTCCATGTGCCATCCGGGGAAACCTTCACTCCATTCAGAATGCCAGTGCATGATATGTTCTGGTGAAGCTTTTTTCCATAAAGCAAAATCAGCAGAGTTCTTTTTCTCGCTTTGACCATCAAGTTCACGGGTGGTGCTGAGCAGTTCTTCCACGTTTCTTCCGGAAAGTTTTC is part of the uncultured Bacteroides sp. genome and encodes:
- a CDS encoding DUF3108 domain-containing protein, whose protein sequence is MKIRRKRNLKIVKRIQAEGQLIKSCCISFIFMFMLVGGTPSAHAQCEAKNDAFRSGEHVMYDLYFNWKFVWTKAGQASLTTNAMNYGAKPAYRINLLAFGSKTADFFFKMRDTLTCIIGDQLQPYYFRKGAEEGGKYTVDEVHFSYRNGVCSAKQKRIKNFGTPKITSAEDSRCMYDMLSILAQARSFDPTDYKVGQHIKFQMATGTKIEEQTLIYRGKKITEVQDGAKYRTLVFSLVEYKKKKEKEVITFYVTDDANHLPVRLDLFLNFGSAKAFLKSVRNYKHPLTSIVTN
- a CDS encoding hotdog fold thioesterase; the encoded protein is MTAKDFFKDDRFAAQAGITLLEIRPGYGKVMMVVTEQHLNAGNTTQGGAIFTLADLALAAAANSHGNLALSLTSSINFFRTSGPGDTLYAEATERFIHKRTGHYHVDVTNQNGELIADFEATMYRKDNKLPFNL
- the cysS gene encoding cysteine--tRNA ligase, with the protein product MEHQLTIYNTLNRKKELFVPLKEPHVGMYVCGPTVYGDAHLGHARPAITFDLLFRYLKHLGYKVRYVRNITDVGHLEHDADEGEDKIAKKARLEQLEPMEVVQYYLTRYHHAMEALNVLPPSIEPMASGHIIEQMNFVQKILDAGYAYVSEGSVYFDIEKYSKDHNYGKLSGRNVEELLSTTRELDGQSEKKNSADFALWKKASPEHIMHWHSEWSEGFPGWHMECSAMGTKYLGEEFDIHGGGMDLLFPHHECEIAQSVAALGKETVHYWMHNNMITINGTKMGKSLGNFITLDEFFNGSHQTLTQAYSAMTIRFFILQAHYRSTVDFSNEALQASEKGLQRLMEAVTNLKKITPAATSTVDVKSLRAKCYEAMNDDMNSPIVISHLFDATKMVNNILAGNNTISAEDLKELCDVFHLFMFDILGLKEEASAAQSNTETYNKVVDMLLELRIQAKANKDWATADKIRNELTALGFEIKDTKDGFEWKLNK